Proteins encoded in a region of the Anopheles aquasalis chromosome 2, idAnoAquaMG_Q_19, whole genome shotgun sequence genome:
- the LOC126580710 gene encoding DNA ligase 1 yields MSQKSILSFFGKQTAAKNGPPTAADSKAVKSEEKDDLQATKSDVNAKQAIAGDDSEASQSPLKLSKTTAGKRKRVLSSSGSEDEAPANKSAPDSKKQASTLEKKSPKKSTSPETKKAASTPPKKSPKNVKKEEKPVTSKEEAKKEKKSPSSPVAAPASSSSVKVEKPSPTKPANGSGSSFFTSTKKEPTTNGKAGGSSDGTDYDPGKKNYHPIKDAFWKKGDRVPYLALARTFQTIEETSGRLRMIEILANYFRSVILLSPSDLLASVYLSLNQLAPAYEGVELGIAEHSLMKAIAQSTGRSLAQIKTDAQTTGDLGLVAEQSKSSQRMMFRPAPLTVASVFGKLREIASMIGAASMTKKMDKIQAMFVACRHSESRFIIRSLAGKLRIGLAEQSLLQALAQACAFTPTELAGGDSPVVDALAKEPEAKVKARVDEIALKLKTVYCQCPNYNQIVPVLLQYGVGEVLERCPMLPGTPLKPMLAHPTKGVQEVLQRFDGLEFTCEWKYDGERAQIHLLSDGAVQIFSRNQENNTSKYPDVIGRLEFTRKDTVESAILDCEAVAWDVEKRQILPFQVLSTRKRKDANEADIKVQVCVFMFDLLYLNGQPLVERPFSERRDLLYTHFREVEGQWKYATRLDTGDLDELQRFLDEAVRGNCEGLMVKTLQRDATYEIAKRSRNWLKLKKDYLTGVGDSLDLVVIGGYRGKGKRTGTYGGFLLACYDADNEEYQTICKIGTGFSDEDLQRHTEFLGAHVIPRAKPYYRYEANLEPDDWFEAVQVWEVLCADLSLSPIHQAAVGIVDPEKGISLRFPRFIRVRDDKGATDATTAQQVSEMYLNQDQIKNQAAGQGGRDAEDDFY; encoded by the exons ATGTCCCAAAAGTCGATTCT TTCGTTCTTCGGCAAGCAAACGGCAGCGAAAAACGGTCCACCGACGGCGGCGGATTCCAAGGCGGTGAAATCGGAAGAGAAAGACGACCTGCAAGCGACAAAAAG TGATGTGAATGCGAAACAGGCAATCGCCGGCGATGATAGCGAAGCATCGCAGTCGCCGTTGAAATTATCGAAGACAACCGCTGGCAAGCGGAAACGTGTCCTTTCCTCCAGCGGGAGTGAGGATGAAGCTCCGGCAAACAA AAGCGCTCCGGATTCGAAAAAGCAAGCTTCTACTTTAGAAAAGAAATCTCCTAAAAAGAG TACTTCTCCTGAGACTAAAAAAGCAGCTTCTACTCCACCGAAAAAGAGTCCGAAGAATGtcaagaaagaggaaaagccAGTAACATCGAAGGAAGAAGctaaaaaggagaaaaaatccCCGAGTAGTCccgtggcagcaccagcaagcagcagcagcgtgaaggtggaaaaaccttcaccaacaaaaccagcgaacggcagcggcagtagctTTTTCACTTCCACCAAGAAAGAACCAACGACCAATGGGAAggccggcggcagcagcgatggAACCGATTATGATCCGGGAAAGAAGAACTATCATCCCATTAAGGATGCTTTCTGGAAAAAGGGTGATCG TGTCCCATACCTGGCATTGGCGCGAACATTCCAAACCATCGAAGAAACGAGCGGGCGCCTGCGAATGATCGAGATTTTGGCCAATTACTTCCGTTCGGTGATACTGCTCAGTCCGTCCGATCTGTTGGCGAGTGTGTATCTGAGTCTGAACCAGCTTGCACCGGCTTACGAGGGTGTTGAGCTGGGTATCGCGGAGCACTCGCTCATGAAAGCGATCGCGCAGAGCACTGGCCGTAGCTTGGCCCAAATCAAGACCGACGCGCAAACAACCGGTGACCTGGGGCTGGTGGCTGAGCAGTCGAAGAGTAGCCAACGCATGATGTTCCGCCCAGCACCACTTACAGTCGCAAGTGTGTTCGGGAAGCTGCGTGAAATAGCATCGATGATTGGCGCAGCCTCGATGACGAAGAAGATGGACAAAATCCAGGCAATGTTTGTCGCCTGTCGGCACTCGGAGTCCCGCTTCatcattcgctcgctggccggtAAGTTAAGGATTGGGCTAGCCGAGCAATCGCTGCTGCAGGCACTGGCACAAGCATGTGCCTTTACACCGACGGAGTTAGCTGGTGGGGACTCCCCCGTTGTAGATGCTCTGGCCAAGGAGCCGGAGGCGAAGGTGAAAGCTCGGGTGGACGAGATCGCCCTTAAGTTGAAAACGGTGTACTGTCAGTGTCCCAATTACAATCAGATCGTGCCCGTCTTGCTGCAGTACGGTGTCGGTGAGGTGCTGGAGCGCTGCCCTATGCTCCCCGGTACACCGCTCAAACCCATGTTGGCTCACCCGACGAAGGGAGTGCAGGAGGTGTTGCAGCGATTCGATGGCCTCGAGTTTACCTGCGAGTGGAAGTACGACGGAGAGCGAGCCCAGATCCATCTGCTATCGGATGGGGCGGTGCAAATTTTTAGCCGCAATCAGGAGAACAACACGAGCAAGTACCCCGATGTGATCGGACGGCTCGAGTTTACGCGCAAGGATACGGTCGAGAGTGCGATATTGGACTGCGAGGCGGTAGCTTGGGATGTCGAGAAACGGCAGATTCTTCCATTCCAGGTGTTGAGCACTCGGAAACGCAAGGACGCGAATGAAGCGGATATCAAGGTGCAGGTTTGCGTGTTCATGTTCGATCTACTCTACCTGAATGGACAGCCTCTCGTCGAGCGTCCGTTCAGCGAGCGGCGTGACCTCTTGTACACCCACTTCCGTGAGGTCGAAGGCCAATGGAAGTATGCAACGCGACTGGATACGGGAGATCTGGATGAGCTGCAGCGCTTCCTGGATGAAGCGGTTCGTGGAAACTGTGAAGGACTGATGGTGAAAACGTTGCAGCGCGATGCCACGTATGAAATCGCAAAACGATCGCGTAACTGGttgaagctgaagaaggacTATCTGACCGGTGTGGGCGATTCGCTCGATTTGGTCGTAATTGGAGGGTATCGAGGTAAGGGCAAGCGAACCGGTACCTACGGCGGGTTTCTGCTCGCTTGCTACGATGCCGATAACGAGGAGTACCAGACGATCTGCAAGATTGGAACCGGATTTTCCGACGAAGATCTGCAGCGGCACACGGAGTTCCTGGGTGCGCACGTGATACCCCGTGCCAAACCGTACTATCGCTATGAGGCGAACCTGGAACCGGACGATTGGTTCGAGGCCGTGCAGGTTTGGGAGGTGCTGTGTGCGGATCTGTCGCTGAGCCCCATCCATCAGGCAGCCGTCGGTATCGTGGATCCGGAGAAGGGTATATCGTTGCGCTTTCCGCGTTTCATTCGTGTGCGCGACGATAAGGGTGCAACCGATGCCACGACCGCGCAACAAGTGTCCGAGATGTACCTAAACCAGGATCAGATCAAGAACCAGGCAGCCGGGCAGGGTGGTCGCGATGCGGAGGATGATTTCTACTGA